The following proteins are encoded in a genomic region of Sulfurospirillum arsenophilum NBRC 109478:
- the torA gene encoding trimethylamine-N-oxide reductase TorA, with product MTKKMDRRSFLKVGGAAAGAAVATINAEAIPLVGESLLNDDEKSFSASHFGAVVTHTRNSRFESVTPFEGDAHPVTLIEGLAARTYAKDRIMYPCVRESYLKNGYKSDKTKRGSDKFVRVTWETAYDLIANELKRVYKDYGADSIFGGSYGWFCVGSLNNPQALVARMLGVAGGYTSRTCTYSTHAIRQITPYVTGTDESSAQSTVYPVIIENSECIVFWGSDPINTNQIAWGVPDHQSYTYMKELKETAKKRNIKFYIIDPVYNNTGVYFGAEHIQIRPTTDVALMLGMAHYLYSENLYSKEFVDKYTTGFEEFRKYLMGESEDMIAKTPAWASNICGVSEQIIKVLAKEFVSKRTMLMGGWGTQRAHHGEQPNWMMITLASMIGQVGLPGGGYGMNYHYSDGGVPMPAAATGNALSDKPLNGSVGAVADTENVAASPGLSGISINSKVDGPWKQRKINVIPVSRIVECLENPGKEYNFDGKAYKYPDIKMAYWAGGNPFHHHQDRNRMVKAWQKLDTFVVNECFWTATARMADIVLPATTEQERNDITKSHSNSYIFAMKQTIKPVGEATDDFDIFVNILRRFGANEVLAFTEGKTKMQWIESFYEESYTKAIKSGVKMLPFKEFWEKGFVKFETPESAKKFIKHGKFRQNPVINRLGTPSGKIEIFSKKIAGYNYKECKGHPMWFEPMEWLGSKVAKEFPLNLVSPHPKYRLHSQLNNTWLRDLEEVEGREPIWLHPKDAAKRGIQNGDVVRVFNKRGQVLAGAVVTEAVMQGVVRMQEGAWYDPAEPGKAGTLCRHGDVNVLIPDVGTSELAQGNQATALVEIEKFKGEVPEIGIFKAPKIKGF from the coding sequence ATGACAAAGAAAATGGACAGAAGATCGTTTCTTAAAGTGGGTGGTGCCGCAGCGGGTGCCGCTGTTGCAACTATCAATGCAGAAGCTATCCCTTTAGTGGGTGAGTCTTTACTGAATGATGATGAAAAAAGCTTTAGTGCATCGCACTTTGGCGCCGTCGTAACGCATACGCGCAATTCTCGTTTTGAAAGCGTGACACCGTTTGAAGGCGATGCACATCCTGTGACACTTATCGAAGGTTTGGCCGCTCGTACCTATGCCAAAGATCGCATTATGTACCCATGTGTGCGTGAGAGTTATTTGAAAAATGGTTATAAAAGTGATAAAACAAAACGTGGAAGCGACAAATTTGTCCGTGTTACGTGGGAAACAGCTTACGACTTGATCGCCAATGAGCTTAAACGTGTGTATAAGGATTATGGCGCAGACTCTATTTTTGGAGGAAGTTACGGATGGTTTTGTGTAGGAAGTCTCAATAACCCACAAGCGTTGGTTGCTAGAATGCTTGGTGTTGCTGGAGGTTATACATCACGTACATGTACCTATTCAACGCATGCTATTCGTCAAATAACGCCATATGTTACGGGTACCGATGAATCCAGCGCGCAATCAACCGTTTACCCTGTCATTATTGAAAATTCTGAATGTATCGTCTTTTGGGGATCTGATCCTATTAACACCAACCAAATTGCATGGGGTGTGCCAGATCACCAATCGTATACCTATATGAAAGAGCTTAAAGAAACAGCTAAAAAACGCAACATCAAGTTTTACATTATTGATCCTGTGTATAACAATACCGGTGTCTATTTTGGTGCAGAGCATATCCAAATTCGTCCAACAACAGACGTTGCCTTGATGTTGGGAATGGCACATTATCTTTACAGTGAGAACCTTTACAGTAAAGAATTTGTTGATAAATACACTACAGGCTTTGAAGAGTTTCGAAAATATCTTATGGGCGAGAGCGAAGATATGATTGCTAAAACACCTGCATGGGCATCAAATATTTGTGGTGTGTCGGAACAGATCATCAAAGTGCTTGCAAAAGAGTTTGTTTCTAAGCGTACTATGCTAATGGGTGGCTGGGGAACACAGAGAGCTCACCATGGAGAACAACCAAACTGGATGATGATTACTTTAGCGAGTATGATCGGACAAGTGGGACTTCCTGGTGGAGGTTATGGTATGAATTACCATTACTCTGATGGTGGTGTTCCAATGCCAGCAGCAGCTACGGGTAATGCGCTCAGTGATAAACCTCTTAATGGTTCTGTAGGTGCTGTTGCCGATACTGAAAATGTGGCGGCATCTCCTGGCCTTTCTGGTATTAGCATCAACTCTAAAGTGGATGGCCCATGGAAACAACGAAAAATCAATGTGATTCCTGTATCGCGTATTGTTGAATGTTTAGAAAATCCGGGCAAAGAATACAATTTTGATGGTAAAGCGTATAAATACCCTGATATTAAAATGGCATACTGGGCAGGTGGCAATCCTTTCCACCATCACCAAGATCGTAACCGTATGGTCAAAGCTTGGCAAAAACTCGATACCTTTGTAGTCAATGAATGCTTCTGGACAGCAACCGCGCGTATGGCAGACATCGTTCTTCCTGCAACGACGGAGCAAGAGCGTAATGACATCACAAAATCACACTCAAACAGCTACATTTTCGCAATGAAACAAACGATCAAACCTGTGGGTGAAGCGACAGATGACTTTGATATTTTTGTGAACATCCTAAGACGTTTTGGTGCCAATGAAGTCCTTGCCTTTACAGAAGGCAAAACGAAGATGCAGTGGATTGAATCTTTTTACGAAGAATCCTACACGAAAGCAATCAAATCAGGTGTCAAAATGTTGCCTTTCAAAGAGTTTTGGGAAAAAGGATTTGTGAAATTTGAGACACCTGAAAGTGCCAAAAAATTCATTAAGCACGGTAAATTTAGACAAAATCCTGTCATCAATCGTCTTGGAACACCTTCGGGTAAAATCGAGATTTTCTCGAAAAAAATTGCAGGCTATAACTACAAAGAGTGCAAAGGTCACCCAATGTGGTTTGAACCAATGGAGTGGTTGGGCAGTAAAGTAGCCAAAGAGTTCCCATTGAACTTAGTTTCTCCACATCCAAAATACCGCCTACACTCACAGCTCAATAACACATGGCTACGTGATCTTGAAGAGGTTGAAGGAAGAGAGCCGATTTGGCTACATCCGAAAGATGCCGCCAAGCGTGGTATTCAAAATGGCGATGTTGTAAGAGTGTTTAACAAACGTGGTCAAGTTCTTGCGGGTGCCGTGGTTACTGAAGCGGTGATGCAAGGTGTTGTTAGAATGCAAGAAGGTGCGTGGTATGACCCAGCAGAACCAGGAAAAGCAGGCACACTTTGTCGTCATGGAGACGTCAACGTACTCATCCCTGATGTAGGAACATCTGAACTGGCACAAGGTAACCAAGCAACGGCTTTGGTCGAAATCGAGAAATTTAAAGGCGAAGTTCCAGAAATCGGAATCTTTAAAGCTCCAAAAATTAAAGGGTTTTAA
- a CDS encoding nitroreductase family protein, giving the protein MLAYHPQTMHSYLSVRNRSHFMDWDHQPKQFKIYPQTFVRIPLDKKNPEHRFLYLIGGITAQKSYPGMTYALRTNPSAGALYPTEIYLQIRDTKGFVNGIYFLSPQESALVLLHPLEEEEGVENFLHVKRVSGFIFLFSALYYRSSWKYRDRAFRYCLHDTGHMIGTLEASCTLSDKSYRILYGIEKKALNALFGFGAEEFFLSSVLVGEEDKNVTCKALSLQLPYVDGTGTFETNERVEKAYDETCELSRKLQVAMPTFDLDKERLQQAIWKRRSIREFTQKSLLKEEFLEVIDFITQPIPSDCDVDIEIYAIINRVEGMWQGVWKEGVYVESGNFARKAGYLCLEQALGEESGVTFFLVGNDALNYQAMVQKAGIIGHRLYLISEYLGFGCSGIGAYYDEEVAAFLKSDGMVLYALAIGR; this is encoded by the coding sequence ATGTTAGCGTACCATCCCCAAACAATGCACAGCTATCTCTCTGTGCGAAATAGGTCTCATTTTATGGATTGGGACCATCAGCCTAAACAGTTTAAGATCTATCCTCAAACATTTGTGCGTATACCACTGGATAAAAAAAATCCTGAACACCGTTTTTTGTACCTTATTGGAGGGATTACAGCTCAAAAAAGCTACCCAGGTATGACCTATGCTCTGCGTACCAACCCCAGTGCTGGAGCGTTGTACCCGACTGAAATTTATCTGCAGATTCGAGATACGAAAGGTTTTGTAAATGGCATTTACTTTCTGAGTCCTCAGGAATCTGCCCTTGTTTTATTACATCCTTTAGAAGAAGAGGAAGGGGTTGAAAACTTTTTACATGTAAAGCGGGTAAGTGGTTTTATTTTTCTTTTTTCAGCGCTCTATTACCGCTCATCATGGAAATACCGTGATCGTGCATTTCGTTACTGCTTGCATGATACGGGACATATGATAGGCACTTTAGAGGCTTCGTGTACACTCAGCGATAAGTCATATCGCATCCTTTACGGCATAGAAAAAAAAGCGTTAAATGCACTCTTTGGATTTGGTGCAGAGGAGTTTTTTCTCTCATCTGTCCTTGTAGGAGAAGAGGATAAAAATGTTACATGTAAAGCGTTATCCCTGCAATTACCGTATGTTGATGGTACGGGAACATTTGAGACCAATGAACGTGTGGAAAAAGCCTACGATGAAACCTGCGAGCTCTCCAGAAAACTCCAGGTGGCAATGCCAACATTTGATTTGGATAAAGAGCGTTTACAACAAGCTATTTGGAAACGTCGTTCTATTCGTGAGTTTACGCAAAAGTCCCTTTTGAAAGAGGAGTTTTTAGAGGTGATAGATTTCATTACTCAGCCGATTCCCTCGGACTGTGATGTCGATATTGAAATTTACGCGATCATCAACCGTGTGGAGGGAATGTGGCAAGGCGTTTGGAAGGAGGGCGTTTATGTGGAATCAGGCAATTTTGCACGCAAAGCGGGTTATCTCTGTTTGGAACAAGCGTTAGGAGAAGAGAGTGGTGTTACCTTTTTCTTAGTGGGAAACGATGCGCTAAACTACCAAGCAATGGTTCAAAAAGCGGGCATTATAGGGCATCGTCTCTATCTTATCAGTGAGTATCTTGGGTTTGGATGCAGTGGCATAGGCGCTTATTACGACGAAGAGGTCGCAGCATTTTTAAAGAGTGATGGCATGGTGCTTTATGCATTAGCCATCGGTCGCTGA
- a CDS encoding response regulator transcription factor produces the protein MELWLEKLKSLRLLYAEDEEGIRKPMTNTLSYYLKEVIEARDGEEGLDLYYEQRPDIILTDLRMPRKDGLYMVKEIRKIDKKTPILMITAHTDKEYLLSAIELKIEKYLIKPVSLDELLSSLKLCIQEIESDRSVTFECAGCTFDFQNKRIVNEGKEIEMTHKESDFLELLLRKKGLVVSYEEIEMSVWKEEYMSIAALRTLVKSLRKKLPNHSIKNHSQAGYSFES, from the coding sequence ATGGAACTTTGGCTGGAAAAACTCAAATCATTGCGATTGCTTTACGCCGAAGATGAAGAGGGCATTCGCAAACCCATGACCAATACGCTTTCATACTATCTCAAAGAGGTGATAGAAGCGCGGGATGGTGAAGAAGGGTTGGATCTTTACTATGAACAACGACCCGACATTATTTTAACCGATCTTAGAATGCCTCGTAAAGATGGACTTTACATGGTAAAAGAGATTCGGAAAATCGATAAAAAAACACCTATTTTGATGATAACCGCACATACCGATAAAGAGTATCTGCTCAGTGCCATTGAACTTAAAATCGAAAAATACCTGATAAAGCCTGTATCGTTGGATGAACTTTTATCTTCTTTGAAATTGTGTATTCAAGAGATTGAATCGGATCGTTCTGTCACGTTTGAATGTGCTGGCTGTACGTTTGACTTTCAAAATAAACGCATTGTGAATGAAGGAAAAGAGATTGAGATGACCCATAAAGAGTCTGATTTCTTGGAACTTTTGTTGCGAAAAAAAGGGCTAGTGGTCAGTTACGAAGAGATAGAAATGAGTGTGTGGAAAGAAGAGTATATGAGCATTGCAGCTCTTCGTACATTGGTAAAGTCTTTACGCAAAAAGCTTCCAAATCATTCGATTAAAAACCATTCACAAGCAGGGTATAGTTTTGAAAGTTAG
- a CDS encoding MATE family efflux transporter encodes MDSTSLINQPIPSLLRQLSIPSSLGMLFNTLYNIVDTYYAGLISTEALAALSASSFLFFFVIGLAYGGTSALTALIGHAYGKQHFFLAKLIAQKGVALIIGVGMILGLLGFIFASQLLHIIGTEESYHSLALSFIEVILLGSALFFANFALNSVLVATGDTKSYRNTLIFGFFANIALNPLFIYGWGFIPAMGIAGIALATVLVQAINAGYLLYKSLQTGLISFTCKAQFYPDRRIYKEFFAQATPPGLNMLMMSFGSLIALHFVTLYGYQAVAGYGIGYRVEQLMLLPALGISSAVLSLVSNNMGAGKFERVRQTLLYALGYGYVISIAGMGILWLSGKWLVAQFDPTHEVIQYGTLYIYVMLFLFCGYVTHFACVATLQGIKKPTMIFYVGFFRQILAPVLAYTLIVSYFELSFMWMWVGLGCIVYSSALFLLYYTYKQLPQRPMANA; translated from the coding sequence ATGGATTCGACATCACTAATCAACCAACCTATCCCTTCTTTATTACGCCAACTCTCCATTCCCTCTAGCCTTGGCATGCTCTTTAATACACTCTACAATATCGTTGATACCTACTATGCAGGGCTCATCTCCACAGAAGCCCTTGCCGCACTCTCAGCTTCTTCATTTCTCTTCTTCTTTGTCATTGGTCTAGCCTATGGAGGAACAAGTGCGCTTACGGCGCTCATTGGTCATGCATATGGAAAGCAGCATTTTTTTCTGGCTAAGCTGATTGCACAAAAAGGGGTTGCACTGATTATTGGTGTGGGAATGATTTTGGGTTTATTAGGCTTCATCTTTGCCTCGCAGTTGCTTCATATCATTGGTACAGAAGAGAGTTACCATTCTCTTGCACTCTCTTTCATCGAGGTCATTTTACTAGGTTCAGCCCTCTTCTTTGCCAACTTTGCACTTAACAGTGTGCTCGTTGCCACAGGCGATACAAAGAGCTATCGCAACACGCTTATCTTTGGCTTTTTTGCCAATATTGCGCTCAATCCTCTCTTTATCTATGGCTGGGGTTTCATTCCCGCTATGGGCATCGCGGGTATCGCTTTGGCTACAGTTTTGGTTCAAGCCATCAACGCAGGCTATCTGCTTTACAAAAGTCTGCAAACAGGGCTGATTAGCTTTACATGTAAAGCGCAGTTTTACCCTGATAGGCGCATCTATAAAGAGTTTTTTGCCCAAGCCACACCACCTGGGCTAAATATGTTAATGATGTCCTTTGGCTCCCTGATTGCGCTTCATTTTGTCACACTTTATGGGTATCAAGCAGTAGCCGGCTATGGCATTGGGTATAGAGTTGAGCAGTTGATGTTACTCCCTGCCCTTGGCATCAGCAGTGCGGTACTAAGTCTCGTTTCCAACAACATGGGAGCTGGCAAATTTGAGCGCGTGCGACAAACGCTTTTGTATGCACTGGGTTATGGTTATGTTATAAGCATTGCCGGCATGGGAATTTTATGGCTTAGTGGTAAATGGCTGGTCGCCCAATTTGACCCAACACATGAAGTCATTCAGTATGGCACACTCTATATCTATGTCATGCTCTTTCTTTTTTGCGGTTACGTAACACACTTTGCCTGTGTCGCAACGCTTCAAGGCATTAAAAAACCGACCATGATTTTTTACGTTGGTTTCTTTCGCCAAATTTTAGCGCCTGTGCTCGCATACACGCTCATCGTAAGTTACTTTGAGCTCTCGTTTATGTGGATGTGGGTCGGACTTGGTTGCATTGTGTACAGCTCCGCTCTTTTCTTACTCTACTATACCTATAAACAGTTGCCTCAGCGACCGATGGCTAATGCATAA
- a CDS encoding ABC transporter substrate-binding protein, whose protein sequence is MKVSLFLCLLLSIFYGAEVAEEKGVYHEDTSEKRVLHGRDPRSHIKVFLPSMSYNYVSRLVNEGLVRLAENEQGWEYSLATKSTKLSPVLYEFELRQGVRFQDGTPFNADSVIHNFNYFLKQPFNYTNIHNSLKRVEKISEYKIRLHLSQPYGMLFRDLARIYFYSEAYLSSFGWGGAETGANIKASGPYGLGPYILVEGMITGREQTPKAILKANPYYWESEYPSIETITFYTELATPEALNLALFEDGGLDFMQIPFNKKIETMLSPYAKLVSMPSTHNFTIYFNLLKHYSPIARKEVRQALNCALNQQNLLDFTYKKEGRLNPASFSEKECPLEASMVERTLKGLELNVVTQDSLLFLWKGIEYQLSMYGVKLHYTITTSEKEVYNLMQKNHKSIQAWDILIQNTQDWYGRHPWPVFIRYQENNPWSFVRYDTLMEHYIHQFFGLDQEDPLFQTLSHKIQNRAKERAYMLFVPMPNAVFAMNKELVFEPLGIGMQPFWKAKITDQHWSLRGNKPYPTELQVPLLPKRLP, encoded by the coding sequence TTGAAAGTTAGCCTTTTTCTCTGTTTACTTTTAAGCATCTTCTATGGGGCTGAAGTAGCGGAAGAAAAAGGAGTTTACCATGAAGACACAAGTGAAAAGCGCGTTTTACACGGGCGTGATCCCAGATCGCACATCAAAGTTTTTTTGCCCTCCATGTCTTACAATTACGTTTCGAGACTGGTCAATGAAGGTCTGGTTCGATTGGCAGAAAATGAGCAAGGGTGGGAGTACTCTTTGGCAACCAAAAGTACCAAACTCTCTCCCGTGTTGTATGAGTTTGAACTCCGTCAGGGTGTGCGTTTTCAAGATGGAACGCCCTTTAATGCTGACTCGGTTATCCATAATTTTAACTATTTTTTAAAGCAACCCTTTAACTATACCAACATCCATAATTCACTCAAACGTGTTGAAAAAATCTCGGAGTATAAAATTCGTTTGCATCTCTCCCAGCCTTATGGGATGCTTTTTCGTGATTTAGCACGCATCTACTTCTACTCTGAAGCATATTTGAGTAGCTTTGGTTGGGGTGGAGCAGAAACGGGTGCAAATATCAAAGCTTCAGGACCTTATGGTTTGGGACCTTATATCTTAGTCGAGGGGATGATTACAGGGCGAGAGCAGACTCCTAAAGCGATTCTCAAAGCTAACCCTTATTACTGGGAGAGCGAGTACCCTTCGATTGAAACGATTACATTTTATACCGAGCTAGCGACACCAGAAGCACTTAATTTAGCACTTTTTGAAGACGGTGGGCTTGATTTTATGCAAATTCCTTTTAATAAAAAAATAGAGACGATGCTCTCCCCGTATGCCAAACTCGTCTCCATGCCTTCAACTCATAACTTTACGATTTATTTTAATCTTCTCAAACACTATTCTCCCATAGCGCGCAAAGAAGTACGCCAAGCACTTAATTGTGCGCTCAATCAACAAAATCTGCTTGATTTTACCTATAAAAAAGAGGGAAGACTCAACCCTGCCTCCTTCAGCGAGAAGGAATGTCCTTTAGAGGCAAGTATGGTGGAGCGTACTTTGAAAGGATTGGAACTTAATGTTGTAACCCAAGATTCGTTGCTTTTTTTATGGAAAGGGATTGAGTATCAACTCTCGATGTATGGTGTGAAGCTTCATTATACGATTACCACGAGTGAGAAAGAGGTTTATAATCTAATGCAAAAAAACCATAAAAGCATACAAGCGTGGGATATTTTAATTCAAAATACCCAAGATTGGTATGGAAGGCATCCGTGGCCTGTGTTTATTCGCTATCAAGAAAATAATCCGTGGAGTTTTGTACGCTATGACACTTTGATGGAACACTACATTCATCAATTTTTTGGACTGGATCAAGAAGATCCTCTGTTTCAAACACTGTCACATAAGATTCAAAATCGAGCGAAAGAGAGGGCATACATGCTGTTTGTTCCAATGCCCAATGCAGTTTTTGCCATGAACAAAGAGTTGGTGTTTGAGCCTCTTGGTATTGGTATGCAACCTTTTTGGAAAGCAAAAATTACTGATCAGCACTGGTCGTTGCGTGGCAATAAGCCGTATCCCACTGAACTTCAAGTACCTCTTTTACCAAAGCGCTTACCATGA
- a CDS encoding CZB domain-containing protein — MNHAIFKSNAYSAVYVNDKDTTFQDHETCSLGEWYQKDGQKIFGDTQSFKELYKPHESFHAHVLEVAKLIRSTSSNLLDEKEQIVNYFKEVEKESKVLFGTLDSMIAEKNAHA, encoded by the coding sequence ATGAACCACGCTATCTTCAAATCTAATGCCTACAGTGCCGTGTATGTCAACGACAAAGATACAACGTTTCAAGATCATGAGACCTGTAGCCTTGGCGAGTGGTATCAAAAAGATGGTCAAAAAATCTTTGGCGATACTCAAAGTTTTAAAGAGCTTTATAAACCACATGAAAGCTTCCACGCACATGTTCTTGAAGTGGCAAAACTGATTCGTTCTACCTCATCCAATCTCTTGGATGAAAAAGAGCAGATTGTCAACTACTTTAAAGAGGTGGAAAAAGAGAGTAAAGTCCTCTTTGGAACCCTTGATAGCATGATCGCAGAGAAGAACGCACACGCCTAA
- a CDS encoding PAS domain-containing protein, translating into MSITQKGEELHFDENLFIVSKTDLKGRITYANDLFIEISGFKEHELIGNPHNILRHPDMPKAIFKLLWDRVQAGKEVFAYVKNRTKNNYYYWVHAYVTPIIDTKTKQLIGYHSVRRSPSEKGLEIITPLYKKMIAAEERGGVQASTTLLENTLSQLKVSYDAFILSHE; encoded by the coding sequence GTGTCCATTACCCAAAAAGGTGAAGAACTTCACTTTGACGAAAATCTTTTTATTGTCTCCAAAACAGACCTTAAAGGCAGAATCACCTACGCAAATGATCTTTTCATTGAAATATCTGGTTTTAAAGAGCATGAACTCATCGGAAATCCGCACAATATCTTGCGCCATCCTGACATGCCAAAAGCTATTTTCAAACTCTTGTGGGATCGCGTTCAAGCAGGTAAAGAAGTCTTTGCATACGTTAAGAACCGTACGAAAAATAATTATTACTACTGGGTGCATGCCTATGTAACACCTATTATTGACACAAAAACCAAGCAGCTCATTGGCTATCACTCTGTTCGCCGTTCACCAAGTGAAAAAGGGCTTGAAATCATTACTCCTTTGTACAAAAAAATGATTGCTGCAGAAGAGAGAGGAGGTGTGCAAGCATCCACGACTCTTTTAGAAAATACCCTATCTCAACTAAAGGTCAGTTATGACGCCTTCATTCTCTCTCATGAATAG
- a CDS encoding sensor histidine kinase, whose product MKKIPIKYKLFLLFSFSFVGMLILAELSFKLSQENISNATTIFENARSTQYLQENYIEPTNVLREMSLSLVMSPNEDYRKTIEIDILKQRKQLEEHFLKLDKQTYDFWKIYATSVEKTCAYLAAHFEEGAFVNVNMAEREHYYALLNRLKSLQHDAVGQAEQNFADIQTSARALKYELSIVVFLLSTLVFLAGYLLSSHIVSSILKLQEGLKEFFGYLETKSTQPKPIELTSRDELEDMSKLLNRSIAKASANIEQDIVFIEDAINVVNDLKMGKLSSRLHSSAQTQELKLLKDVVNAMIDNLESKINEEILKRSEQEKLLIQQSKLASMGEMIGNIAHQWRQPLGELSALLMNIQVKHEFNDLDEAYMLSTIQQCVKINAYMSGTISDFQNFFKPSKEKEVFEISEACERAIAILKASLKYHGIEFSFDIREKMEVLGYPNEFAQALLNILSNAKDVLSEREISNPFIRLYLKKGYKYILIVIEDNGGGIAPEYIDRIFEPYFTTKYAKQGTGIGLYMTKMIIENNMGGIINVKNTETGALFTIKLPSVPEVS is encoded by the coding sequence ATGAAAAAAATACCGATCAAATACAAACTCTTTCTGCTTTTTAGTTTCTCTTTTGTTGGTATGCTCATTCTTGCAGAGCTCTCTTTTAAACTTTCACAAGAGAATATTAGCAATGCTACGACGATTTTTGAAAATGCACGCAGTACACAGTACTTGCAAGAGAACTACATTGAGCCGACCAATGTTTTGCGCGAGATGAGTCTCTCTTTGGTCATGTCACCCAATGAGGATTATCGTAAAACGATCGAAATTGACATCCTCAAACAACGAAAGCAGTTAGAGGAGCATTTTTTAAAACTTGATAAACAGACGTATGATTTTTGGAAAATCTATGCTACCAGTGTTGAAAAGACGTGTGCGTATCTTGCTGCACACTTTGAAGAGGGTGCATTTGTCAATGTCAATATGGCGGAGAGAGAACACTACTACGCTCTTTTAAACCGTCTTAAGTCGTTACAGCATGATGCCGTAGGTCAAGCAGAACAAAACTTCGCTGACATTCAAACAAGTGCGCGAGCGCTTAAATACGAACTCTCGATAGTAGTATTTTTACTCTCGACACTGGTTTTCTTAGCAGGGTATCTGCTTTCGAGTCATATTGTCTCATCCATCTTAAAACTGCAAGAGGGGCTTAAAGAGTTTTTTGGCTATTTGGAGACCAAAAGTACTCAACCTAAACCGATTGAGCTTACAAGTCGCGATGAGTTAGAAGATATGTCGAAGTTACTCAATCGTAGCATTGCGAAAGCTTCGGCAAACATAGAGCAAGACATCGTATTTATTGAAGATGCGATTAATGTGGTGAATGATCTTAAAATGGGAAAACTCTCCTCGCGCTTGCACTCATCCGCCCAAACGCAAGAGTTGAAATTGCTCAAAGATGTGGTCAATGCCATGATCGATAATCTAGAATCCAAAATCAATGAAGAAATTCTCAAACGCTCGGAGCAGGAAAAGCTTTTAATTCAACAAAGTAAGCTTGCAAGTATGGGTGAAATGATCGGCAATATCGCCCATCAGTGGAGACAACCTCTAGGTGAGCTTAGTGCCCTTTTGATGAACATCCAAGTTAAGCATGAGTTTAACGATTTGGATGAGGCGTATATGCTTTCAACCATTCAGCAGTGCGTTAAGATCAATGCCTATATGTCAGGAACCATTAGCGATTTTCAAAATTTCTTTAAACCTTCCAAGGAAAAAGAGGTTTTTGAGATCAGCGAAGCGTGTGAGCGTGCCATTGCAATTTTGAAAGCTTCTTTAAAATACCATGGCATAGAGTTTTCATTTGATATTAGAGAGAAAATGGAAGTCCTTGGTTATCCCAATGAGTTTGCCCAAGCGCTTCTTAACATTCTCTCTAACGCCAAAGATGTTCTTAGCGAACGAGAGATTAGCAACCCCTTTATTCGGCTTTATTTGAAAAAGGGTTACAAATACATCTTAATTGTGATTGAAGACAATGGCGGTGGCATTGCACCTGAATATATTGACCGTATCTTTGAGCCTTACTTTACGACCAAATACGCTAAACAAGGTACAGGCATTGGGCTTTATATGACAAAGATGATTATTGAAAATAATATGGGTGGCATTATTAATGTCAAAAATACCGAAACAGGGGCACTCTTTACGATTAAACTACCGAGTGTTCCTGAAGTGAGTTAG